In Chroococcidiopsis sp. TS-821, one DNA window encodes the following:
- a CDS encoding gluconokinase — MSQTYFLGVDLGTTSTKAIVFSASGAIKGMGNRGYKIIVPKPTWAEQDPEAIFSAVICAVRDAVNAAEISKSAIAALGFSAATHSLIAVDAKNYPLTNAIIWADNRSIHQTEFLKQQDQKHDLYLRTGSPIHPVSVVTKLMWMRESNPDVFAKAAKFISIKEYVFYQLFERYVIDYSIASATGLLNLKQLDWDAEALQIAGIRSEQLSELVSPTHVLRGMKTRHAEVMCIAPDTPVVIGANDGVLANLGVGAIARGEVAITIGTSGAVRTVVDTPLTDEKERTFCYALTEKHWVIGGPTNNGGIVLRWFRDNFCAPEVEKAKRLGVDPYDLMIESAMEVSPGAEGLLCLPYLSGERAPHWNAKTRGLFFGVGLHHGRSHFVRAIMEGILFNVYSVNVALQELTGDIKEIRASGGFARSREWRQMMADLFGIEVLMPEVYEGSGFGAAVLAMYSVGAIADLTDVQKLIRITYRHKPNAHLASTYHHLFSLYERLYQNLEREFDAIADYQSQAIKRD; from the coding sequence ATGAGCCAAACTTACTTTCTCGGTGTCGATCTTGGCACCACGAGTACAAAAGCGATTGTTTTTTCGGCTTCGGGTGCCATTAAAGGGATGGGCAATCGGGGATATAAAATTATTGTCCCCAAACCCACTTGGGCAGAACAAGACCCTGAAGCAATTTTTTCTGCGGTAATTTGTGCAGTGCGCGATGCAGTAAATGCGGCAGAAATCTCAAAATCGGCGATCGCCGCCTTGGGGTTTAGCGCAGCAACACATAGTTTAATCGCCGTTGATGCCAAAAACTATCCATTAACAAATGCCATTATTTGGGCAGACAATCGCAGTATTCATCAGACAGAATTCCTCAAGCAACAAGATCAAAAACACGATCTTTACTTGCGTACCGGAAGCCCGATTCATCCTGTTTCCGTCGTCACAAAATTGATGTGGATGCGCGAATCGAACCCAGATGTTTTTGCGAAAGCTGCTAAGTTTATCTCGATTAAAGAGTACGTTTTCTATCAATTATTCGAGCGCTACGTGATTGATTATTCGATCGCATCAGCGACAGGGTTACTCAATTTAAAGCAGCTTGATTGGGATGCAGAAGCACTGCAAATTGCCGGAATTCGGTCAGAACAATTGAGTGAACTCGTTTCACCAACGCACGTTTTACGCGGGATGAAAACACGTCATGCAGAAGTCATGTGCATTGCACCCGATACACCCGTTGTCATTGGGGCAAATGATGGTGTTTTAGCAAATTTAGGAGTAGGAGCGATTGCGCGGGGCGAGGTTGCAATTACGATTGGTACGAGTGGTGCGGTGCGCACGGTTGTAGATACACCACTTACGGATGAGAAAGAAAGAACGTTTTGTTACGCTTTAACGGAAAAACACTGGGTCATTGGTGGACCTACAAATAACGGTGGAATTGTTTTACGGTGGTTTCGCGACAACTTTTGCGCGCCAGAAGTTGAAAAAGCAAAGCGCTTGGGGGTAGATCCGTACGACTTGATGATTGAAAGCGCAATGGAAGTTTCTCCAGGGGCTGAGGGGTTGCTGTGTTTACCGTATTTATCAGGCGAACGCGCCCCGCATTGGAATGCGAAAACACGCGGTTTATTTTTTGGTGTGGGATTACATCACGGGCGATCGCATTTTGTCCGCGCGATTATGGAAGGGATTTTATTTAACGTTTACAGCGTTAATGTCGCTTTACAAGAACTCACTGGAGATATTAAAGAAATTCGCGCTTCGGGTGGTTTTGCGCGTTCGAGGGAATGGCGACAAATGATGGCAGATTTGTTTGGCATTGAGGTATTAATGCCAGAGGTTTATGAAGGAAGCGGATTTGGTGCAGCAGTATTAGCAATGTATAGTGTGGGTGCGATCGCCGACCTCACTGACGTGCAAAAATTAATTCGCATTACCTATCGTCATAAACCCAACGCACATTTAGCTAGTACCTATCACCATCTATTCTCGCTGTACGAACGCTTGTATCAAAATCTGGAACGTGAGTTTGATGCGATCGCAGATTACCAAAGCCAGGCAATTAAGAGAGATTAG
- the ftsH gene encoding ATP-dependent zinc metalloprotease FtsH — translation MPVETNNNKRSKKPPQVRQFGGSLLILFTILLLLNFIVPSFGPRLPQVPYSDFIAQVEADKVDRAIVGSDRIEFALKPETEEGTSQVFTTTPVAIDLDLPKILRDHNVKFTAPAPNNNGWIGTILSWVIPPLIFFGIWGFLINRQGGGPAALTVGKSKARIYSEGTTGVKFSDVAGVEEAKQEVQEIVDFLKNAGKYTRLGAKIPKGVLLVGPPGTGKTLLAKAIAGEAGVPFFSISGSEFIELFVGVGAARVRDLFEQAKQQAPCIVFIDELDALGKSRGGANGFVGGNDEREQTLNQLLTEMDGFDANTGVIIIAATNRPEVLDPALRRPGRFDRQVVVDRPDKVGREAILKVHARNVKLADDVDLLTIAGRTPGFAGADLANLVNEAALLAARQNREAVSMSDFNEAIERVVAGLERRSRVLNENEKKTVAYHEVGHAIIGALMPGAGKVEKISVVPRGVGALGYTVQMPEEDRFLMIEDELRGRIATLLGGRSAEELIFGKVSTGASDDIQKATDLAERAVTLYGMSDELGPVAFEKIQQEFLGGFSNPRRSVSPKVAEDIDREVKEIVDGAHHIALSILAQNRDLLEETAQILLQQEILEGEQLREQLKKVQAPAELDEWLRSGKLSPDKPLMQSVLV, via the coding sequence ATGCCTGTCGAAACAAACAATAACAAACGCTCAAAAAAGCCGCCACAAGTACGGCAATTTGGCGGCAGCTTACTGATTTTATTTACGATACTATTGCTGCTAAATTTTATTGTGCCGAGCTTTGGTCCGCGTTTACCACAAGTGCCTTATAGCGATTTTATTGCACAAGTCGAAGCAGATAAAGTCGATCGGGCAATTGTTGGTAGCGATCGCATCGAGTTTGCCCTCAAACCTGAAACAGAAGAAGGGACAAGTCAAGTTTTCACCACAACACCAGTTGCGATTGACTTAGATCTTCCTAAAATTCTCCGCGACCATAATGTCAAATTTACGGCTCCAGCACCGAATAATAATGGTTGGATTGGCACAATTTTAAGTTGGGTAATACCGCCATTAATCTTCTTTGGTATCTGGGGATTTTTAATTAACCGTCAAGGTGGTGGTCCAGCGGCATTAACGGTTGGTAAAAGTAAAGCGCGTATCTACTCCGAAGGAACTACCGGAGTTAAATTCAGCGATGTCGCCGGCGTCGAAGAAGCTAAGCAGGAAGTTCAAGAAATTGTTGATTTCCTCAAAAACGCGGGCAAATATACTCGACTAGGAGCAAAAATTCCCAAAGGAGTCCTACTTGTTGGACCTCCAGGAACAGGAAAAACTCTACTCGCCAAAGCGATCGCTGGTGAAGCAGGTGTTCCTTTCTTTAGCATTTCCGGTTCGGAATTTATCGAGTTATTTGTCGGTGTCGGTGCTGCACGCGTCCGCGATTTGTTTGAACAAGCGAAGCAACAAGCACCTTGTATCGTCTTCATTGACGAGTTAGATGCTTTGGGTAAATCGCGGGGCGGTGCTAACGGCTTTGTTGGCGGTAACGACGAACGCGAACAAACGCTAAACCAACTCCTGACCGAAATGGATGGTTTCGACGCAAATACCGGCGTCATCATCATCGCTGCGACAAACCGTCCCGAAGTGCTAGACCCTGCGTTACGCCGTCCTGGTAGATTTGACCGTCAAGTGGTTGTCGATCGCCCTGATAAAGTCGGTCGCGAAGCGATTCTCAAAGTTCATGCACGAAATGTGAAGTTAGCAGATGATGTCGATCTTCTAACCATTGCAGGACGTACCCCAGGATTTGCCGGAGCAGATTTAGCAAACTTAGTCAACGAAGCTGCTCTTCTCGCCGCCCGCCAAAATCGCGAAGCTGTGTCGATGAGTGACTTTAACGAAGCAATCGAGCGTGTCGTGGCTGGTTTAGAAAGGCGATCGCGCGTTCTCAATGAAAATGAGAAAAAGACGGTTGCTTATCATGAAGTTGGTCATGCGATTATCGGTGCTTTGATGCCTGGTGCGGGTAAAGTCGAGAAAATCTCAGTGGTTCCTCGCGGTGTGGGTGCATTAGGCTACACTGTGCAAATGCCCGAAGAAGACCGCTTTTTAATGATTGAAGATGAGTTACGCGGGCGGATTGCAACGCTACTTGGCGGACGCTCTGCTGAAGAACTGATTTTTGGTAAAGTGTCTACAGGTGCGAGTGATGACATTCAAAAAGCGACTGATTTAGCCGAACGCGCTGTCACGCTCTACGGCATGAGTGATGAGTTAGGTCCAGTTGCTTTTGAGAAGATCCAACAAGAGTTTCTTGGCGGTTTTAGCAACCCGCGTCGTTCGGTTAGCCCCAAAGTTGCGGAAGATATTGACCGCGAAGTTAAAGAAATTGTTGATGGAGCGCATCACATTGCTTTAAGCATTTTGGCTCAAAACCGTGACTTGTTGGAGGAAACCGCACAGATATTATTGCAGCAAGAAATCCTCGAAGGCGAACAACTGCGCGAACAATTGAAAAAAGTGCAAGCACCAGCCGAGTTAGATGAGTGGCTGCGTAGTGGGAAGTTATCTCCTGACAAGCCTTTGATGCAATCAGTTTTGGTGTAA
- a CDS encoding alpha/beta fold hydrolase, translated as MATQLARRAFLSLSVGTTTFFLSNKWLQPVSAKPTAFVMRSNQVQLHNGVTLNYVENQPSFPDSDTIIFLHGYTDSWRSFERNLPLLSNKFRILAIDQRGHGNSSRPSCCYTQADFAADIDAFMTAMKIEKATLVGHSMGGFIAHKVAVDYPQRVQRLVLIGAAPSAVKNPVLKELNDTVQALVEPIDPNFVREFQASTFYKPIPPAFLDTAVAESLKVPLMVWKQALAGLIVEDHAMRLDQIAAPTLILWGDRDDIVTLQEQQALQTQIPNATLKIYRETGHGLHVESPQRFVRDLYRFMRRSQSVVKHD; from the coding sequence ATGGCTACCCAGCTAGCGAGACGCGCCTTTTTGTCGTTGAGTGTAGGAACAACTACCTTCTTTCTTAGCAATAAATGGCTGCAACCTGTGTCAGCCAAGCCGACAGCATTTGTGATGCGGTCAAATCAAGTGCAGTTGCATAATGGCGTGACTTTGAACTATGTTGAGAATCAACCGTCTTTTCCAGATTCAGACACAATTATTTTTTTGCATGGATACACAGACTCTTGGCGATCGTTTGAACGCAACTTGCCACTGTTATCCAATAAGTTTCGCATATTAGCAATTGACCAGCGCGGTCATGGTAACTCTTCACGTCCTTCCTGCTGTTACACGCAAGCCGACTTTGCTGCGGATATTGATGCGTTTATGACTGCTATGAAAATCGAAAAAGCAACTCTTGTTGGTCATTCGATGGGCGGTTTTATTGCGCACAAAGTTGCAGTAGACTATCCACAACGCGTTCAGCGCTTAGTACTCATTGGTGCAGCCCCTAGCGCCGTAAAAAATCCAGTACTTAAAGAACTTAATGATACTGTTCAAGCGTTAGTTGAGCCGATTGATCCTAATTTTGTCCGCGAATTTCAAGCGAGTACCTTTTATAAACCGATTCCACCTGCATTTCTAGACACTGCGGTTGCTGAAAGTTTGAAAGTGCCACTAATGGTTTGGAAACAAGCTTTAGCAGGGCTGATTGTCGAAGATCACGCTATGCGATTAGACCAAATTGCAGCACCTACATTAATTTTATGGGGCGATCGCGATGATATTGTAACGTTACAAGAGCAACAAGCCCTACAAACGCAAATTCCCAATGCAACGCTAAAAATCTACCGCGAAACAGGACATGGTTTACACGTTGAATCTCCGCAACGATTTGTCCGCGATTTGTATCGTTTTATGCGGCGATCGCAGTCAGTTGTTAAACATGATTGA
- a CDS encoding cyclic peptide export ABC transporter — MQLQRNILIATIAGLMSGGGNAMLVSLINRAVNQASLPNALLYFAALALFTLVTSIVSQFMLIHLSQNAIYQLRLRLSQNILSSPLQHLLEKLGEHRLLATLTDDVRVLSHAVSTIPNLCIDLATIIGCLVYLAWLSNTIFVLAIAFTSIAIWCTQTRLGKARHLFAAAREEDDNLFKHFQAATTGIKELKLHKSRREDFLAKNLQESAAKLRRKNSSAMKSFAIANGLGQFSQFASLAFIVFILPWFIYLPVPMLSTYVLTSTFIAIPMQNLLKRLPDLAQGNIALQKIVRMKLSLAHQAEFDTVDFDNINHHCLLELDDVTYMYQPDGEANEMRPPHRHHADFVERGFLLGPISLSFQPGEITYIVGGNGSGKSTLAKLIAGLYTPQSGSIYLNQVPISAQNREWYRQHFSVIFSDFYLFDRYLGFNRAGLDREVESYLKQLQLDHKVQVKNGILSTTRLSQGQRKRLALLTAYLEDRPIYLFDEWASDQDPFFRELFYKEILIKLKERGKTVLVITHDDRYFHLADRIIKLDYGKVESSCNPITSTRSKPLV; from the coding sequence ATGCAATTACAGCGGAATATTTTGATTGCAACGATTGCAGGTTTAATGAGTGGTGGTGGCAATGCGATGCTCGTTTCACTGATTAACCGCGCGGTCAATCAAGCCTCACTTCCTAATGCATTGCTTTATTTTGCTGCCTTGGCTCTTTTTACGCTGGTTACGAGCATTGTCTCGCAATTTATGCTCATTCATCTTTCACAAAATGCAATCTACCAGCTGCGATTAAGATTAAGTCAAAATATCTTATCTTCTCCTCTACAGCATCTACTAGAAAAACTTGGAGAACACCGCTTACTTGCCACACTTACAGACGATGTTCGAGTCCTTTCGCACGCAGTTTCTACTATTCCTAACCTCTGCATTGACCTTGCTACAATTATTGGCTGCTTAGTTTACTTAGCTTGGTTATCAAATACGATATTTGTGTTAGCGATCGCCTTCACGTCGATTGCTATTTGGTGTACTCAGACAAGACTTGGTAAAGCGCGGCATCTCTTCGCAGCAGCCCGTGAAGAAGATGATAATTTGTTCAAGCATTTTCAAGCAGCGACGACAGGGATTAAAGAACTAAAACTGCACAAGTCAAGGCGAGAAGATTTTTTAGCAAAGAATTTGCAGGAAAGTGCCGCAAAACTCCGCCGGAAAAACAGTAGTGCTATGAAAAGTTTTGCGATCGCCAACGGGTTAGGGCAATTTTCTCAGTTTGCTAGTTTGGCGTTTATTGTTTTTATCTTGCCTTGGTTTATTTACCTTCCAGTACCAATGCTATCTACTTATGTTCTGACAAGTACCTTTATTGCCATCCCAATGCAAAACCTCTTGAAGCGATTACCCGATCTCGCGCAAGGCAATATTGCTTTACAGAAAATTGTAAGAATGAAACTGTCGTTAGCCCATCAAGCTGAATTTGATACTGTTGATTTTGACAATATTAATCATCACTGTCTACTCGAACTCGATGACGTGACTTATATGTATCAACCGGATGGCGAAGCAAATGAGATGCGTCCTCCCCATCGTCATCATGCAGATTTTGTAGAAAGAGGCTTTCTTCTGGGTCCAATCAGTTTATCCTTCCAACCAGGAGAGATTACATATATTGTGGGTGGCAATGGCAGTGGTAAATCAACGCTTGCCAAACTTATTGCAGGATTGTATACACCTCAAAGTGGCTCAATATATCTTAATCAAGTACCAATTTCAGCACAAAACCGCGAGTGGTATCGCCAGCATTTCTCGGTCATTTTTTCTGATTTCTATCTTTTCGATCGCTATTTAGGATTTAATCGTGCAGGTTTAGATCGCGAAGTTGAAAGCTATCTCAAGCAATTGCAGTTAGACCACAAAGTACAAGTAAAAAATGGTATTCTTTCGACAACCCGCCTTTCTCAAGGACAGCGAAAGCGCCTTGCTTTACTAACAGCTTATTTAGAAGATCGTCCGATTTATTTATTCGATGAATGGGCTTCCGACCAAGATCCATTTTTTCGCGAACTCTTTTACAAAGAGATTCTTATTAAGCTAAAAGAACGCGGCAAAACAGTTTTAGTGATTACTCATGACGACCGTTATTTTCATCTGGCAGACCGGATCATTAAGCTCGACTATGGCAAGGTTGAATCTAGTTGTAATCCTATAACCAGCACTAGAAGCAAGCCCTTAGTTTAA
- the mnmH gene encoding tRNA 2-selenouridine(34) synthase MnmH, whose product MPSPPVYTQQPWSETYSEIIDVRSEGEFAEDHIPGAINLPVLNNEERAEVGTIYKQVSPFTARKIGAALVYKNLSRHLREHFADKEKDYRPLVYCWRGGQRSNSMAWVLGQIGWRVTVIEGGYKTYRAYVREQLERLPLNFTYLILCGKTGSGKTHILRQMQQRGAQVLDLERLANHRGSLLGEEWDDKPLAQPSQKYFESLLLQQLQSFNPSVPVWVESESNKIGQVYLPQSLWLKMKQASCVEIHVPTAARVEFLLQQYPHLIEHPDVLQAKLGYLKERYGKKKLVQWYQAIAQQAWTDLFQDLLASHYDPTYTHSIQHNFPNVKQEFSLPDLSDTSIAKLLDSLITEGTALGSKK is encoded by the coding sequence ATGCCGTCTCCTCCTGTTTACACTCAGCAGCCTTGGTCAGAAACCTATAGTGAAATCATCGATGTTCGTTCGGAGGGAGAATTCGCCGAAGATCATATTCCTGGCGCGATTAATTTACCTGTATTAAATAATGAAGAACGTGCCGAAGTGGGGACGATATACAAACAAGTATCCCCTTTCACGGCGCGTAAAATTGGTGCAGCACTCGTTTACAAAAACCTTTCGCGACATCTGCGCGAACACTTTGCTGATAAAGAAAAAGACTATCGCCCTTTAGTTTACTGCTGGCGTGGTGGACAGCGTTCTAACAGCATGGCTTGGGTACTCGGACAAATTGGTTGGCGCGTAACTGTGATTGAAGGCGGCTACAAAACTTACCGCGCTTATGTTCGCGAACAACTAGAGAGATTGCCACTAAATTTTACTTATCTAATTCTCTGCGGTAAGACTGGTAGCGGAAAAACTCATATATTACGCCAAATGCAACAGCGTGGTGCGCAAGTTCTCGATTTAGAACGTTTGGCAAATCATCGCGGTTCACTGTTAGGTGAAGAATGGGACGATAAGCCGCTAGCACAGCCTTCGCAAAAATATTTTGAATCGCTCTTATTGCAACAACTCCAAAGTTTCAATCCTAGCGTCCCTGTGTGGGTAGAATCAGAAAGCAACAAAATTGGACAAGTTTATTTGCCACAGTCGCTATGGCTAAAAATGAAACAAGCAAGCTGTGTGGAAATTCACGTCCCAACCGCAGCACGAGTTGAGTTTCTTTTACAGCAGTATCCTCATCTTATCGAACATCCTGATGTACTCCAAGCTAAGCTAGGGTACTTGAAAGAACGCTACGGTAAGAAGAAATTAGTGCAATGGTATCAGGCGATCGCGCAACAAGCGTGGACGGATCTTTTCCAAGATTTGTTAGCGTCGCACTACGACCCGACGTATACGCATTCGATACAGCACAATTTTCCCAATGTCAAACAAGAATTCTCACTTCCAGACTTGTCGGATACGAGCATAGCAAAATTACTCGATTCTTTAATAACCGAGGGTACAGCCCTTGGCTCAAAAAAATAA
- a CDS encoding UbiD family decarboxylase, which translates to MARDLRGFIKLLEQRGQLRRITAKVDPDLEIAEIANRMLQQGGPGLLFENVKGAAYPVAINLMGTVERICWAMNMETPQELETLGKKLGMLQQPKPPKKIGQAVEFGKLLFDVVKAKPGRDFFPACQQVVFQGDDLDLNTLPLIRPYPGDAGKIITLGLVITKDCETGTPNVGVYRLQLQSKNTMTVHWLSVRGGARHLRKAAEKGKKLEVAIALGVDPLIIMAAATPIPVDLSEWLFAGLYGGSGVQLAKCKTVDLEVPADSEFVLEGTITPGEVLPDGPFGDHMGYYGGVEDSPLIRFQCMTHRKDPIYLTTFSGRPPKEEAMMAIALNRIYTPILRQQVSEIVDFFLPMEALSYKAAIISIDKAYPGQARRAALAFWSALPQFTYTKFVIVVDKDINIRDPRQVVWAISSKVDPTRDVFILPNTPFDSLDFASEKIGLGGRMGIDATTKIPPETEHEWGAVLESDPDVAAMVERRWAEYGLDDLNLQDVDPNLFGYDMH; encoded by the coding sequence ATGGCACGAGACTTACGCGGATTCATCAAACTCCTCGAACAACGCGGACAACTGCGACGCATCACTGCTAAAGTTGACCCCGATTTAGAAATCGCCGAAATTGCTAATCGCATGTTACAGCAGGGAGGTCCTGGCTTACTCTTTGAAAACGTCAAAGGTGCAGCCTATCCCGTCGCCATCAATCTTATGGGAACCGTAGAACGCATCTGCTGGGCGATGAATATGGAAACTCCCCAAGAACTCGAAACCTTGGGAAAAAAACTCGGTATGCTACAACAGCCCAAACCGCCTAAGAAAATTGGACAAGCCGTAGAATTTGGCAAACTGTTATTCGATGTCGTCAAAGCCAAACCAGGGCGCGACTTTTTTCCTGCGTGTCAGCAAGTTGTGTTTCAAGGCGACGACTTAGATTTAAACACGCTCCCCTTAATTCGTCCTTATCCAGGTGATGCGGGGAAAATCATTACGTTAGGGCTTGTGATTACCAAAGATTGTGAAACAGGAACTCCGAATGTTGGAGTTTATCGCCTGCAATTGCAATCAAAAAATACCATGACCGTTCACTGGTTGTCTGTACGCGGTGGGGCGAGACATCTGCGCAAAGCTGCTGAAAAGGGGAAAAAATTAGAAGTGGCGATCGCGCTTGGTGTCGATCCGCTGATTATTATGGCAGCCGCCACACCAATTCCTGTCGATTTATCGGAATGGCTATTTGCAGGGCTTTACGGCGGTTCAGGGGTACAGCTAGCCAAGTGTAAAACGGTTGATTTAGAAGTCCCTGCTGACTCAGAATTCGTCTTAGAAGGCACAATTACACCAGGGGAAGTGTTACCTGATGGTCCTTTTGGCGATCACATGGGTTACTACGGTGGCGTGGAAGATTCACCGCTGATTCGCTTTCAGTGCATGACCCATCGTAAAGACCCGATTTATTTAACTACATTTAGCGGACGTCCGCCGAAAGAAGAAGCCATGATGGCGATCGCCCTCAACCGCATATACACCCCAATACTACGCCAACAAGTTTCGGAAATTGTCGATTTCTTCTTACCAATGGAAGCTTTGAGTTACAAAGCGGCAATTATTTCCATTGATAAAGCTTACCCTGGACAAGCAAGACGCGCAGCATTAGCGTTTTGGAGTGCGTTACCGCAATTTACTTACACCAAGTTTGTTATTGTCGTCGATAAAGATATCAATATCCGCGATCCGCGCCAAGTTGTTTGGGCAATTAGTTCTAAAGTTGACCCGACGCGCGATGTGTTTATATTACCAAATACGCCATTTGATTCGTTAGATTTTGCCAGTGAGAAAATTGGTTTAGGCGGACGCATGGGAATTGATGCAACAACGAAAATTCCTCCAGAAACTGAACACGAGTGGGGTGCGGTATTAGAGTCCGACCCTGATGTTGCTGCTATGGTGGAAAGACGCTGGGCGGAGTATGGTTTGGACGATTTGAATCTGCAAGACGTTGACCCGAATTTGTTTGGTTACGATATGCACTAG
- a CDS encoding type II toxin-antitoxin system VapC family toxin translates to MTYYPIVLVDSGVLIAYYSAQDKYHQFVQRFYENCTSKLVTTQPICTEVMWLLNSDWRTQNEFLLDIAKRLYKCKHLLPQDFSRIAQLNAQYSDLPRDFADLSLIAISERLDIAAIATLDSDFDIYRCYRKQPFERVMEI, encoded by the coding sequence ATGACTTACTATCCTATCGTCCTAGTAGATAGTGGGGTTTTAATTGCATACTACAGCGCTCAGGACAAGTACCACCAGTTTGTACAACGCTTTTATGAAAATTGCACGTCGAAGCTGGTAACGACACAACCCATTTGTACAGAGGTAATGTGGCTGCTTAACTCTGATTGGCGTACGCAAAACGAGTTTCTTCTAGATATCGCTAAAAGACTCTACAAGTGCAAGCATCTGTTGCCTCAAGATTTTTCGCGGATTGCTCAACTCAATGCTCAATATTCAGATTTACCAAGAGATTTTGCAGATTTATCCTTAATTGCTATTTCAGAACGTTTAGACATTGCAGCGATCGCTACTTTGGATAGTGATTTTGACATTTACCGCTGCTATCGCAAGCAGCCATTTGAGCGAGTCATGGAAATATAA
- a CDS encoding gluconate:H+ symporter, producing MSPGVLILIAMLGIGLLLFLVMGLRVQAFVALLLSSLFVAVAAGIPLNEIASTIQEGMGNTLGFIAIVVGLGTMFGEMLRVSGGAEQLANTLVRRFGQDRAQWALGLTGFLVAIPVFFDVGLIILIPLVYSLAQRTGKSLLYYAIPLTAGLAITHSYIPPTPGPVAVASLINADLGWVILFGAIAGLPAMVVGGVFFGKYIGGKIHVKVPEYMIIDAPEKEVAKEPPAFGTIVAIIAIPLLLILLNTVSGILLPEGNFVRNLLGFLGHPFTALLLAALASFYLLGTRRGYTQDEIQTIATKSLEPVGLIILVTGAGGVFGRVLVTSGVGDALAGVMAASNLPIILLAFLIATAVRVSQGSATVSMVTAAGIMAPAIEAGNYSAPMGGLITIAIASGATVLSHVNDSGFWLVSRYLGLSEKNTLRSWTVMETIIGLVGFLIVFVIGFFV from the coding sequence ATGTCGCCTGGTGTATTAATTCTAATCGCGATGCTCGGCATCGGCCTACTGCTGTTTCTGGTAATGGGTTTAAGGGTACAAGCCTTTGTAGCTCTACTCTTAAGTAGTTTATTCGTTGCGGTTGCAGCAGGGATACCGTTAAACGAGATTGCCAGCACAATTCAAGAAGGTATGGGGAACACCCTCGGCTTTATTGCAATTGTGGTTGGTCTGGGTACGATGTTCGGCGAGATGCTACGCGTGTCTGGCGGCGCGGAACAATTAGCAAACACTTTAGTAAGACGCTTTGGACAAGACCGCGCGCAATGGGCGTTAGGCTTGACAGGATTTTTAGTCGCGATTCCTGTCTTTTTTGATGTTGGTTTAATTATTCTGATTCCGCTGGTCTACAGCTTGGCGCAACGAACAGGGAAATCGTTGCTGTATTATGCAATTCCCTTAACCGCAGGGTTAGCAATCACTCACAGCTATATTCCACCCACGCCAGGTCCTGTGGCGGTTGCTTCATTAATTAATGCGGATCTGGGTTGGGTAATTTTGTTTGGCGCGATCGCTGGTTTACCCGCGATGGTCGTCGGTGGCGTTTTCTTTGGTAAGTATATCGGTGGGAAAATTCACGTGAAAGTGCCAGAGTACATGATCATTGACGCACCAGAAAAGGAAGTGGCAAAAGAGCCACCGGCATTTGGTACGATCGTTGCCATTATTGCGATTCCACTTTTACTGATTTTGCTCAATACTGTTTCTGGAATTTTGCTACCAGAAGGTAATTTTGTTCGTAATTTACTTGGATTTTTAGGACACCCATTTACCGCGTTACTCCTCGCGGCGCTGGCTTCATTTTATTTGTTAGGAACTCGACGCGGTTATACACAAGACGAAATTCAAACCATCGCGACAAAATCACTCGAACCAGTAGGATTGATTATTTTAGTCACAGGTGCGGGTGGTGTTTTTGGCAGAGTTTTAGTAACGAGTGGCGTTGGTGATGCATTAGCCGGTGTTATGGCTGCATCAAACTTACCGATCATTCTCCTTGCGTTTCTGATTGCGACTGCGGTACGAGTTTCGCAAGGTTCGGCGACGGTATCAATGGTAACAGCCGCAGGCATTATGGCACCCGCAATTGAAGCAGGGAATTATTCTGCACCAATGGGTGGGTTAATTACAATTGCGATCGCATCCGGTGCAACCGTACTTTCTCATGTCAACGATTCAGGTTTCTGGTTAGTCAGCCGTTATCTGGGATTATCCGAGAAAAACACGCTACGTTCTTGGACAGTGATGGAGACGATCATTGGTTTGGTGGGCTTTTTGATCGTGTTTGTGATTGGCTTTTTTGTGTAA